One genomic segment of Myxococcus xanthus includes these proteins:
- a CDS encoding NADAR family protein: protein MSEAEQQRFTFFWQAHSPFSQWHPSDFTVDGVRYVCAEQYMMAGKARLFGDNEALASILSSKSPKTHKALGRKVRDFDNTRWEKARERIVYEGNRAKFTQSPELLKALLATAGTELVEASPVDRIWGVGLDEEDPRILHPAKWRGLNLLGKVLTKLREDLLAEGVTEASSAES from the coding sequence ATGAGCGAAGCAGAACAACAGCGGTTCACCTTCTTCTGGCAGGCGCACTCCCCCTTCTCCCAGTGGCACCCTTCCGACTTCACCGTGGACGGCGTGCGCTACGTGTGCGCGGAGCAGTACATGATGGCAGGCAAGGCGCGGCTCTTCGGTGACAACGAGGCGCTGGCGAGCATCCTGTCATCGAAGTCGCCCAAGACGCACAAGGCCCTGGGCCGCAAGGTCCGCGATTTCGACAACACGCGCTGGGAGAAGGCGCGTGAGCGCATCGTCTACGAGGGCAATCGCGCGAAGTTCACCCAGAGCCCGGAGTTGTTGAAGGCACTCCTGGCCACCGCGGGAACGGAGTTGGTGGAAGCCAGCCCCGTGGATCGCATCTGGGGTGTGGGGTTGGATGAGGAGGACCCGCGCATCCTTCACCCCGCGAAGTGGCGAGGACTGAACCTGCTGGGCAAGGTCCTCACGAAGCTGCGCGAGGACCTGCTGGCGGAGGGCGTCACCGAGGCGTCCTCCGCTGAGTCGTAG
- the gmd gene encoding GDP-mannose 4,6-dehydratase, with amino-acid sequence MATKRALITGITGQDGSYLAELLLSKGYEVHGMVRRSSEEKFERIQHLHGKIQLHQGDLLDQFSLAALLNLTKPDEVYNLAAQSFVPTSWNQPVLTGEFTALGVTKMLEAIRHTRPEARFYQASSSEMFGKVLEVPQTEDTPFYPRSPYGVAKAYGHHITVNYRESFNLFAVSGILFNHESPRRGLEFVTRKVTYNVARIKLGLQEKLPMGNLDAKRDWGFAGDYVDAMWRMLQQPQAEDYVVATNETHTVRELVEIAFARVGLDWEKHVFIDPAFVRPAEVDLLIGDPAKAKTKLGWEPKVRFKELVEMMVDADLERVKAGQR; translated from the coding sequence ATGGCGACCAAGCGCGCACTCATTACGGGCATCACGGGGCAGGACGGCAGCTATCTCGCGGAGCTGCTCCTTTCGAAGGGCTACGAGGTGCACGGCATGGTGCGCCGCTCGTCGGAGGAGAAGTTCGAGCGCATCCAGCACCTGCACGGGAAGATTCAGCTTCACCAGGGCGACTTGCTGGACCAGTTCTCGCTCGCGGCGTTGCTCAACCTGACGAAGCCCGACGAGGTCTACAACCTGGCGGCGCAGTCCTTCGTCCCCACCAGTTGGAACCAGCCGGTGCTCACGGGTGAGTTCACCGCGCTGGGCGTGACGAAGATGCTGGAGGCCATCCGCCACACCCGCCCGGAGGCGCGCTTCTACCAGGCGTCGTCCAGCGAGATGTTCGGCAAGGTGCTGGAAGTTCCGCAGACGGAGGACACGCCCTTCTATCCGCGCAGCCCGTACGGTGTGGCCAAGGCCTACGGCCACCACATCACGGTGAACTACCGCGAGTCCTTCAACCTGTTCGCGGTGAGCGGCATCCTCTTCAACCACGAGTCGCCGCGCCGGGGCCTGGAGTTCGTCACGCGCAAGGTCACCTACAACGTGGCGCGCATCAAGCTGGGCCTCCAGGAGAAGCTGCCCATGGGCAACCTGGACGCCAAGCGTGACTGGGGCTTCGCGGGCGACTACGTGGACGCCATGTGGCGGATGCTCCAGCAGCCGCAGGCCGAGGACTACGTGGTGGCCACCAACGAGACGCACACCGTGCGCGAGCTGGTGGAGATTGCCTTCGCGCGCGTGGGCCTGGACTGGGAGAAGCACGTCTTCATCGACCCGGCCTTCGTGCGCCCCGCCGAGGTGGACCTGCTCATCGGTGACCCGGCCAAGGCGAAGACGAAGCTGGGCTGGGAGCCCAAGGTCCGCTTCAAGGAGCTGGTGGAGATGATGGTGGACGCGGACCTGGAGCGCGTGAAGGCGGGGCAGCGGTAG
- a CDS encoding GDP-mannose 4,6-dehydratase, with translation MRILVTGADGFVGRHLCALLRAAGDEVVEAHGPRGEGINSNALHFDVANEASVKAAVAEVKPEGIIHLAGFSSVAKSHHNPSRVFAVNTMGVVHLLTAVRESVPKARVVLVGSGEVYGPVPEGTRATEDTPAVPLSPYAASKSAAELAAVQFHRSYGLEVVMARPFNHLGAGQDPTFVVPSFAAQIRAIGLGTVDPVLRTGNLDAVRDFSHVRDVVEAYRLLLDKGEPGQAYNIGSGEGRTIRSLLEEMLSLAGVSARIELDPARLRPSDIPSLVGAPDKLKALGWVPKLTVADALRDVLGPRVPGAA, from the coding sequence ATGCGCATTCTGGTAACAGGCGCGGATGGCTTCGTCGGCCGGCACTTGTGCGCCCTGCTGCGCGCCGCCGGCGACGAGGTAGTGGAGGCCCACGGGCCGCGCGGTGAGGGCATCAACAGCAACGCCCTGCACTTCGACGTGGCCAATGAAGCCTCGGTGAAGGCGGCGGTAGCCGAGGTGAAGCCCGAGGGCATCATTCATCTGGCGGGCTTCAGCTCGGTCGCGAAGAGCCACCACAACCCGTCCCGGGTGTTCGCGGTGAACACCATGGGCGTGGTGCACCTGCTCACCGCGGTGCGCGAGAGCGTCCCGAAGGCGCGCGTGGTGCTGGTGGGCTCCGGCGAGGTGTACGGCCCGGTGCCCGAAGGCACGCGCGCCACCGAGGACACCCCCGCGGTGCCCCTGAGCCCCTACGCTGCCTCCAAGTCCGCAGCAGAGCTGGCCGCGGTGCAGTTCCACCGCAGCTACGGGCTGGAGGTCGTCATGGCGCGGCCCTTCAACCACCTGGGCGCGGGGCAGGACCCCACCTTCGTGGTGCCCTCGTTCGCGGCGCAGATTCGCGCCATCGGGCTGGGCACGGTGGACCCGGTGCTGCGCACGGGCAACCTGGATGCGGTGCGCGACTTCTCCCACGTCCGCGACGTGGTGGAGGCCTACCGGCTGCTGCTCGACAAGGGTGAGCCGGGGCAGGCGTACAACATCGGCAGCGGTGAGGGCCGCACCATCCGCAGCCTGCTGGAGGAGATGCTGTCGCTGGCGGGTGTCAGCGCGCGCATCGAGCTGGACCCCGCGCGCCTGCGGCCCTCCGACATCCCCAGCCTCGTCGGCGCTCCCGACAAGCTGAAGGCGCTGGGTTGGGTCCCGAAGCTGACCGTGGCGGACGCGCTGCGCGATGTGCTCGGCCCCCGCGTGCCCGGCGCGGCGTGA
- a CDS encoding dolichyl-phosphate beta-glucosyltransferase, with protein MHAPFVSVVIPAYNEGQRLPRFVAELTRVFLERSAPPVEFVVVDDGSAPEHAELQRASVEAAQARLATEGARHQFTYVAAPRNQGKGSAIRLGWRHASAGVTWLAFLDADGAINAEEFHRLVALSASEMARNVDLLAGSRILMAGRRVVRNLHRHLQGRIFATLTDANFKLHFYDTQCGVKFVRADILRPLLDVLQEQRWLLDVELLVLLKRQGARFLEVPIDWEDFGGSKVIPGLDAARMFWGLLQLRRRLEHVSLPTHRDALPEGEPHAQR; from the coding sequence GTGCATGCGCCCTTCGTCAGCGTCGTCATCCCCGCCTACAACGAGGGACAGCGGCTGCCTCGCTTCGTCGCGGAGCTCACGCGCGTGTTCCTCGAGCGGAGCGCCCCGCCGGTGGAGTTCGTCGTCGTCGACGATGGCAGCGCGCCCGAGCACGCCGAACTCCAGCGCGCGAGCGTAGAGGCGGCCCAGGCTCGCCTCGCCACCGAGGGGGCGCGGCACCAGTTCACCTACGTGGCGGCGCCTCGCAACCAGGGTAAGGGCTCGGCCATCCGGCTCGGTTGGCGTCACGCGTCAGCGGGCGTCACGTGGCTGGCCTTCCTGGACGCGGATGGAGCCATCAACGCCGAGGAGTTCCACCGGCTGGTGGCGCTGAGCGCCTCGGAGATGGCGCGGAACGTAGACCTCCTGGCCGGCTCACGCATCCTCATGGCCGGACGCCGCGTCGTGCGCAACCTCCACCGCCACCTGCAGGGCCGCATCTTCGCCACGCTCACGGATGCGAACTTCAAACTCCACTTCTACGACACACAGTGCGGGGTGAAGTTCGTTCGCGCGGACATCCTGCGGCCGCTCCTGGACGTCCTCCAGGAGCAGCGCTGGCTGCTGGACGTGGAGTTGCTGGTGCTGCTGAAGCGCCAGGGCGCGCGCTTCCTGGAGGTCCCCATCGACTGGGAGGACTTCGGAGGTTCCAAGGTCATCCCAGGGCTCGACGCGGCGCGCATGTTCTGGGGGCTGCTGCAGCTTCGTCGGCGACTGGAGCATGTGTCCCTGCCTACCCACCGTGACGCGTTGCCCGAAGGCGAGCCACACGCCCAGCGGTAG
- a CDS encoding glycosyltransferase family 4 protein — MGPIAFDATLWDEPTTGIGLYTRCLASALEALGVQLTRVGAQSSGEAPRAKAGRTAWTLGGLPRVLQRSDALLYHAHGNFNLPLIRAPGMKYVLTVHDLIPLLMPETVSAAFRWQFRLWMSRSLMVADQVVCVSERTRQDLLARYPEAESRTVVVPNGVDHVHAPVLDDTSKDFLRALSLPKEYVLYAGSLDVRKNVDLVLDALERLRLRGRPASLVLAGQSWFGAGRVEARISRLRSEGFEVRSLGYQSDAVFYELMRRAAVFVFPSRYEGFGLPPLEAMRLGTPTIVSTAGSLPEVCGDAALSVGPDDANGLARALDRLLHSPEERRALGERGKAQAAKFTWKRTAEGTLAAYEAALRR, encoded by the coding sequence ATGGGACCTATCGCCTTCGACGCGACACTCTGGGACGAGCCGACCACCGGTATCGGCCTGTACACCCGTTGCCTGGCCTCCGCCCTCGAGGCGCTCGGCGTCCAGCTCACCCGCGTAGGGGCTCAGTCATCCGGCGAGGCCCCTCGCGCGAAGGCAGGGCGCACCGCCTGGACGCTGGGCGGCTTGCCGCGCGTGCTCCAGCGCTCGGATGCGCTGCTGTACCACGCACACGGTAACTTCAACCTGCCCCTCATCCGCGCTCCCGGCATGAAGTACGTGCTGACGGTGCACGATTTGATTCCGCTGCTGATGCCGGAGACGGTGTCGGCCGCGTTCCGCTGGCAGTTCCGGCTGTGGATGTCGCGCAGCCTGATGGTGGCGGACCAGGTGGTGTGCGTGAGCGAGCGCACGCGGCAGGACCTGCTGGCCCGCTATCCGGAAGCGGAGTCGCGCACGGTGGTGGTGCCCAATGGCGTGGACCACGTCCATGCGCCAGTCCTGGACGACACCAGCAAGGACTTCCTGCGCGCGCTCTCACTGCCGAAGGAGTACGTGCTCTACGCGGGCTCGCTCGACGTGCGGAAGAACGTGGACCTGGTGCTGGATGCGCTGGAGCGGCTGCGACTGCGGGGCCGGCCTGCCTCGTTGGTGCTGGCGGGACAGAGCTGGTTCGGCGCGGGGCGCGTGGAGGCGCGCATCTCCCGGCTGCGCTCGGAGGGGTTCGAGGTGCGCTCGCTCGGCTATCAGTCCGACGCCGTGTTCTACGAGCTGATGCGCCGCGCGGCCGTGTTCGTGTTCCCCTCTCGCTATGAGGGGTTCGGGCTGCCACCGCTGGAGGCGATGCGGCTGGGGACGCCCACCATCGTCTCCACCGCGGGCTCGCTGCCGGAGGTCTGTGGCGACGCCGCGCTGAGCGTGGGGCCCGACGACGCGAACGGGCTCGCGAGGGCGTTGGACCGGCTGCTTCACTCGCCGGAGGAACGGCGGGCGCTCGGGGAGCGTGGAAAGGCGCAGGCCGCGAAGTTCACCTGGAAGCGGACCGCCGAGGGTACCTTGGCGGCGTACGAGGCCGCGCTGCGGCGATAA
- a CDS encoding glycosyltransferase family 4 protein, producing the protein MAIHQLIPSFVPGDATGQAALHLQLLLRRMGHAGALYADEVGPGLEGLASPASALRPEPGDLVLYHHGIASPLSSRLMHLPCRRGIVFHNISPARFYEGLPLADALVAGRAQLAAMAPFADVAIGVSDFNAAELRVAGYRNVHTVPLFIEPERFSRASADAKMLQRLEGPGPVLLGVSRVMPHKRFEDLLALHREVLRLRPQARLLMVGGYEPGSRYFRMLQREARGLRGVSFLGRLSHAQLVAAYRSASVFVSMSEHEGFGVPLIEAMAAEVPVLAYAAAAVPETLGGAGVAFDQKRFAFLAELAVDLSEDVSLRGPVIAGQARRLEHFSAPSVQTAFTKALETVLPRPTPTKSRKVPERPRVAMVVQRYGEVTGGAEKLAAQMAEHLAPHWDLTLLTTCAKNHLVWDNAFPPGPDVVDGIKVLRFPSTRVRNIRGFNGLSRQVFDKSNERLREEQWVAEQGPMCPGLLHHLATERDAYDGYLFFTYLYAPTVWGLPLVADRSLLVPTTHDEAPVRFGVYRDVFERPRALLCLTPEEHTLIEKYFPNHAPTRVVGVGVDRPRADGARFKEKHGIHRHYLLYIGRQEPGKGVPELLEYHQALKNRFEDAPDLVLAGDTNMELSGEGVRYLGRIDEQDKHDALAGALAVVVPSRYESLSLLTLESFAQGTPVLVNGRSDVLVGQVERSGAGRAYTDLESFIQGLREVGSEREPMGKRGLAYVKKQGWPQVVAAYREEMQRILEEKRR; encoded by the coding sequence ATGGCGATCCACCAGTTGATACCGAGCTTTGTCCCCGGCGACGCCACCGGGCAGGCCGCGCTGCACCTGCAGCTCCTGCTGCGCCGCATGGGGCACGCGGGCGCGCTGTATGCGGACGAGGTGGGCCCGGGGCTCGAAGGGCTGGCCAGCCCCGCGTCCGCGCTGCGTCCCGAGCCCGGTGACCTGGTCCTCTACCACCATGGCATCGCCTCCCCGCTCAGCAGCCGGCTGATGCACCTGCCCTGCCGACGCGGCATCGTCTTCCACAACATCAGCCCCGCGCGGTTCTACGAAGGGCTGCCGCTGGCGGACGCGCTGGTGGCGGGACGGGCCCAGCTCGCCGCGATGGCCCCCTTCGCGGATGTGGCCATCGGCGTGTCGGACTTCAACGCCGCCGAGCTGCGCGTCGCGGGTTACCGCAACGTCCACACGGTGCCCCTCTTCATCGAACCGGAGCGATTCTCCCGCGCCAGCGCGGACGCGAAGATGCTCCAGCGGCTCGAAGGTCCAGGCCCCGTGCTGCTCGGCGTGAGCCGGGTCATGCCGCACAAGCGCTTCGAGGACCTGCTCGCGCTCCACCGCGAAGTCCTGCGGTTGCGCCCCCAGGCCCGCCTGTTGATGGTGGGCGGCTACGAGCCGGGCAGCCGGTACTTCCGCATGCTCCAGCGCGAGGCGCGCGGCCTGCGCGGCGTGAGCTTCCTGGGGCGCCTGAGCCACGCGCAGCTCGTGGCCGCGTACCGCTCCGCTTCCGTCTTCGTCTCCATGAGCGAGCATGAGGGCTTCGGTGTCCCCCTCATCGAGGCCATGGCCGCCGAGGTGCCCGTGCTGGCCTACGCGGCCGCCGCGGTGCCGGAGACCCTGGGCGGCGCGGGCGTGGCCTTCGACCAGAAGCGCTTCGCCTTCCTCGCGGAGCTGGCGGTGGACCTGAGCGAGGACGTCTCCCTGCGCGGGCCCGTCATCGCTGGACAGGCGCGGCGGTTGGAGCACTTCTCCGCGCCTTCCGTGCAGACCGCCTTCACGAAGGCACTGGAAACGGTGCTCCCCCGCCCCACGCCCACGAAGTCCCGGAAGGTTCCGGAGCGTCCCCGGGTGGCGATGGTGGTGCAGCGCTACGGCGAGGTGACGGGCGGCGCGGAGAAGCTCGCCGCGCAAATGGCCGAGCACCTGGCGCCGCACTGGGACCTCACCTTGCTGACGACCTGCGCGAAGAACCACCTCGTGTGGGACAACGCGTTTCCGCCCGGCCCCGACGTCGTGGACGGCATCAAGGTGTTGCGCTTCCCGTCCACGCGGGTGCGTAACATCCGAGGCTTCAACGGCCTGTCGCGGCAGGTGTTCGACAAGAGCAACGAGCGGCTGCGTGAAGAGCAGTGGGTGGCCGAGCAGGGCCCCATGTGCCCCGGCCTGCTGCACCACCTGGCCACCGAGCGCGACGCCTACGACGGCTATCTCTTCTTCACCTACCTCTACGCGCCCACGGTGTGGGGACTGCCGCTGGTGGCGGACCGGTCCCTGCTGGTGCCCACCACACATGATGAGGCCCCCGTCCGCTTCGGTGTGTATCGGGACGTCTTCGAACGCCCGCGCGCCCTGCTCTGCCTCACGCCGGAGGAGCACACGCTCATCGAGAAGTACTTCCCGAATCACGCACCCACGCGCGTGGTGGGCGTGGGCGTGGACCGGCCTCGGGCGGATGGCGCGCGCTTCAAGGAGAAGCACGGCATCCACCGGCACTACCTGCTCTACATCGGCCGTCAGGAGCCGGGCAAAGGCGTGCCTGAGCTGCTCGAGTACCACCAGGCCCTGAAGAACCGGTTCGAGGACGCGCCGGACCTGGTGCTCGCGGGCGACACCAACATGGAGCTGTCCGGCGAGGGCGTGCGCTATCTGGGCCGTATCGACGAGCAGGACAAACACGACGCGCTGGCGGGGGCGTTGGCGGTGGTGGTGCCGTCCCGCTACGAGAGCCTGTCGCTGCTGACGCTGGAGTCCTTCGCCCAGGGCACGCCCGTGCTCGTGAACGGGCGCTCGGACGTGCTGGTGGGGCAGGTGGAGCGCAGCGGCGCGGGCCGCGCGTACACGGACCTGGAGTCGTTCATCCAGGGCCTGCGCGAGGTGGGCTCGGAGCGTGAGCCCATGGGCAAGCGGGGCCTGGCGTACGTGAAGAAGCAGGGCTGGCCGCAGGTGGTGGCGGCCTACCGGGAAGAAATGCAACGCATCCTCGAGGAGAAGCGCCGATGA